CTTCAACCCCCAATGTAACTGTATTTGTATCTGGATGAATACCAGTAACATACATTGGTTCTCCTAAAGCAATCTCTAAACCTTTTCGTTGTCCAATGGTATAGAATGGATAACCGCGATGTTTGCCCAGAATATTGCCATTCTTATCTACAAAAAGTCCACCATCAACCTCTTCTTCCAATCCTTTCACTCTTCGTTTCAGAAAGCCACGATAATCATTGTCTGGTATGAAACATATCTCGTAACTCTCGCTCTTTTTCGCAATGGACTCATAACCACTGTCTAAGGCAATTTGGCGAATGTCTGACTTCTGCATTTTCCCTAACGGAAATATGGTTCGAGACAAACTTTGCTGACTCAAGCCCCAAAGCACGTACGATTGATCTTTGGTTTGATCCAAACCTTTGGACACAACAAAACGCCCGTTCTCTTTGCGTACTTGCGCATAATGACCTGTGGCAATGAATTCGCAACCGAGCTGATCAGCTCTCCGAAGCAGCGCATCCCATTTGATGTGTGTATTGCATAGCACGCACGGATTTGGCGTGCGACCTGCAATGTATTCTCCCACAAAATTGTCGATGATATGTTCTCCGAATTCTTCTCGGATATCAATGATGATGTGCGGAAAACCGAAATCAACCGCCATCTGTCGTGCATCGTTGATATCGTCCAGACTACAGCAACCCGTAGTTTTTGTATTTCCACCGGCCGATGCGTAATCCCATGTTTTCATGGTAACGCCAACCACATCATAACCTTCATTGTGCAGCATCATGGCCACGACAGAACTGTCGAGACCACCGCTCATTGCCACAAGCACTTTTCCTTTACTCATTACCTGTTCCTTCCCAATCAATGGTGCTTACCAAGGTTCCATTTTCCCAAACCTCCACTTTATCTGTACTTCCGTCTTCCTTGAAATAGGTCACTTTTCCGTTGTACTGATCTTCATGATACCAACCTTGCACTTTAACCTGAGTTCCTTCTAAATGTTCCGTTATTTCATCTGGGCCACCCATTTTTCCAGGTGTCTCTTCTCGCACCCATTGCCCTTTGTCGTAATACTCTTTGAATTCACCTTCCTTCTTCCCTTTCTTGTAGTTGTAGACGCTTTTCGGAATCTCATCGAGGTAATATTCGGTAAACTCTCCGTTCTCGTATTTCTGGCTTTTCATCACGCCATCACGGTACACATCTTGCGTTTTCACCGAACCGTTTTCGTTGAAAATGAGCCATACCCCATTACGGATACCATGCTCGTACTTTCCTTGGAATTTCCGTTTTCCGTCATCGTTGTACATCACGAAATCTCCATGAAGATTGCCATCATCATACGTTGCTACAACCCACGGCTTACCATTGTCGAAGAATTTGTTCCAAGGACCATGCTTCTCGCCATGATTGAAATGCGTTTCCTCGCCCAATTGCTGATTTTCGTAATACGTTTTCTGAGAACCATGAAGCGTATCCATGATGTAATTCTCTTCTAAGACGAGTTGCTCATTTTCGTTGAAATACTGCCAAAGACTGTCCTTCAATTGATCGTGAAAAATTCCCTTTGCTTTGATCTTACCGTTCTTGTGATACGCATGATTAGCCACTTTTCCATCGCCAATATGATTATTGGTGGCTTGCAATGATCCATTGTCGTAGTAATATTTGAACAATCCGAAAGGCTCGTCATCCTTGAACTGTCCTTCATATCGAACCTTACCGTTACTGTATGTCTTTTTCCAGTTGCCCTGCTTCTTGCCGTTGGCATCTGTCTGATTCAGTTCTTGTGCAAGTGCAGCTGAACTTACCACTAAAACAAGACAGCTGATGGAGAAAAGAAATCTGATTGTTGCTTTCATAGACCGTGCAAAGATAATGGTTGAGCTTGGCTGAACTGAGACAATTACAACGTCCGAATTGCCACGATCATTTCACGCTTTCCAGGCGGCCCAGGCACTTTTTCTACGGAGAAGCCTGCGGCCAACATGTTTCTGCGGACATAGCCTTTGCAACAGTAGGTGGTCAGGATTCCGTTCGGATTCATCCACGAATAAAGCTTTTCGAAGACTTCTTGCGTCCAAAGTTCGGGTTGTGCATCAGGTTCGAAAGCATCGAAATAAACAAGATCGAATTTCTGCTGAGGTTCATAATTGAGCAATGAAACCAAGTGTTTTGTGACTGAAAACGAATCGGAAACCCCGATTTTCGTATTCCATTCTGCGTGATGAATCCTATCAAAAATCGAACGATGAATTCCCAATCCTTCAGGCAACTCATAATCCGAATAGATTTCAATCGGAACAGGATAAAGCTCAAGCGCATGGTAATCGATTGAAAGGTTCTGCTCCGCTGCAATGATGGCAGTAAGCAGTGCATTCAATCCAGTTCCCAATCCCATTTCCATCAAAGTGATCTTTGTCACTCCATTTTCCAGCAGCTTTCGCAAACCTTTATCCACGAAAACGTGTTCAGACTCTGTAAGCGCTCCGTGAATCGAATGGTAAGTAGAACCCAAGGTTTCATTCAAGATGGTTTGAGAACCATCTTTGGTCTGAAGGAGTTGCAAGGATGGCGCGGAAGAAGATTTCATGAATGACTTAAATCAATACAAAAGATATGATCACGAAAGAACAATTTGAAAGTGGATACACCTATTCTGAATACAGAAAAATGGTGGATGAAGAATTTGCAAAAGGACTGACCACCGGTACAAACCAATCTGAAAGCCTTTTGGAATACACCAAGATGAATATTCACCGAATGAATCGATTGGATAAAACGATTGAGTTAGACGACCAACTATCAGAGCAGTTGAAGCACATTCCGTGCCCAATAAATTGGTTACTGATAACTGAAGCTTGGTGTGGCGATGCCTCTCAGAACGTTCCGATCCTGAACAAAATGGCAGAAGCATCTCCAAATATCCAGCTTCGATTAATTCTCAGAGATGAGCATTTGGACATAATGGATCAATACTTGACAGATGGCGGACGCGCCATTCCGAAACTCATTATTCTGGATGGCAACATGAAGGAAATTGCCACTTGGGGACCACGTCCATCAGAAATTCAAGAAATGGTGAAAGAAAATAAACGCACTGGCAAGATGCCTTATTCAGAATTCGGAAAAGTGGTACAGAAATGGTATGCAACAGACAAGGGTAAGACGCTACAACGCGAAATGTTGGAAGTAATTGAGCAGATGGATTGCATTTTAGACGAACGACCTTAACATTACTTAACTTACTGCGTATTTTTATTCACGATTTCACCTGATACTTTAGCTGCCGATGAAACGACTGATACCATATCTTCTTCTTTCGCTTTTAAGCTTTCAAGGAATGGCGGCTGTGAACATCAGTGGCGACAACGGCTTCGATGGAATTGAACAGAAAGCGTCACCAAACTGGGATGCGAAAATCTATCCCAATCCGAACAACGGAGTATTCAGCATTATGATAACCGGAAGTTCGGCAGCCTTGGATGTGATGGTTTTCAACGTGATCGGTGAAAAAGTCTTTTCGCTTCAGTTATTGGGCGATCACGGTGCAAAAATCGATCTATCATCGCTGCAAAAAGGACTTTACGTGGTTCAGATCATCGACAAGAACCGTAGCGAAGTAATCACACGCAGAATGCACATCGAGTAATTACTTGATTCCTCGCTCCTTCTTTATCCGTTCGTAGGCTTCCGTCAGTTTTTGGAATTTCTCCTTGGCAGCATCTTGGTGTTCTGGACCTAGATGACTGACCTTATCAGGATGATATTTGACGGCCATTTTGCGATAGGCTTTTTTCACTTCATCATCAGAGGCGCTCATTTCAATCTCAAGGATCTGATAAACACTTTCGTTGTTTTCGATGACGAACATTGCCTTGATACTCATGAAATCTGGCTTACTGATTCCCAGATAACTGGCAATCCGCGTCAGCATATCAATCTCGTTGCCATGCATTTCCTGATCGGCATTGGCCAACTGAAATAAGTACTGCATCAGTTGTAATCGAGATGAATGATCCATAAACGTTCGGATCTGCATACTCACCTGACGGATATCGATCGGTTTCTTAAGGATTTCTCGTAGTAATAGAAGTTGCTGCTGCGCCTTGGCTTCTCCAAACTGACCGACCAGAAAACGCTTCACAAAATCGAGTTCTGACTTCTTGATGGAATTGTCAGCTTTCATTACCGCAGCTGTCAATATCAGCAACGAGACTTCAAAATCGCCCGGAGTTGTTCGCACTTGCGTGCGTCCTCCAGTTCCAACCTGCGGTTCACCCCAATTCATTACATCTCCGCTTGCATTGTCGTACAGCGAACCGAGTGCGAAACCAAGCAACGCACCAACTGGGCCTCCAAAAGCCCAGCCCAGCGTGCCACCTAACCATTTTGCGTATTTAGCCATTGCGGCCGCGAAGATAAAACTTGTTCATTCCATCAGTAATAACTGTGAATTCGTTGATCAACTACCAGAACACGGTTATCCGTTGTGAGTTCAATGGGTAGCTCAACCCGTTCATCATTCAAAACAACTGGAACCATGTCCGCATCCAACACTTGCTGGATTTCTATTGTTCCAGGCATCATTTCGTAGGCAGGGAAATCGGTGTAGAACATGGCTTCTACATAATGCCTGCCGCTTACATTGAAGAGCACGGAATTTACTGGAAGTTCCTCCTTCAGTTCGAGAAATATCAATCTGTTTTTTGATAGCTCTTCATGATATTCGTTATAGCCGTACCAACTTGTGTGAACGAGCAGGAGTTCCTTTATATTCAGATTGAAAACCATTGATACGACTAGCAAAATGGTGCTTAGCCAAGTTGCTACCTTGGATGATGTCAAACCCTTCAATCGTTGAATAAACCAGTTTACTAGAAACGCCATCGACACGTATATCGGCATGGCAACCACGTATGGATACGACTGCATTTTGGTGCTTGCCAAACTGTAAAAAACGTATGTCAAAATGGGAAGTAAAACGAATGCCGCGGCTACGCGCTTTTTGGTTGAAGTAAGTATCAATCCCAAAAAGGCCGGAATGAGAAGAACTTGAACCGCTGAACCAAAAAGCACAGGAATCTTTTCCCAATGAAAGAGCCATTCGCCACCATGACCTTCAATGGCATCGGTAAAATGCAGTGCATTGTATTTCATTTCAAATGCCGCTTCGGCCGGATACCACGAGAACGACAACAACTGCCATGGAAGCACCATCAAGGTGGTGACAAGAAGCGCCACTGCCACGTGTCCTATTCGCTTCCAATTGAAATCGGTGAGAATCTGAGAAGAAAACGCTGCGTAAACCAGCAATCCGACCAACCATTTGCAAAGAATGGCAGCGCCAGAAAATAGCCCAATAAGCAGAGCCCAGCGCCATTTTTTGTATCCCTCAGCAAACTCATACTCGACCCACGCCCAAATACTGGCTGACACATAGAACAGAAAAGCGAGATCGTTGTGTTCCATTCCCTGAACACCCGAAACCAACTGAACGGTGTAAAACGAACTGAGCATGAAGGCTGCGGAGATAAAGCCAACGGAATCGTTTCCCAATAATTTTCCAACACGATATGTGATGGGTAATAAAAGACTGGCCATTATCACGCTCGGAAATCGAAGCCCGAATGTGTTGCAGCCCCATACTTTTAACGAAAGGGCGATCTGCCACAGAAATAGTGGCTGCTTGTGCAGCCAAACAATGGCGCGGTCCCAGCGATCGTAAGCCATGGAAACCACAGGATTATCATATAAGGTGGGCAACAGAGGATGATGCGACAAATTCTTCGCTACGAGCGCATGAAATCGTTCATCCCAGATATGAAGGAACGGATCGAACAAGGCGACAAATGCGTAGAAACTGAGAGCGGAAAACGTGAGTAGCAGCAAAGCTTTACTGGAAGCACCACGACTTTGCTCCCACAGACTTACAAGAACGAGAACAACAGAAACGCACAGCAGCGTCCATTGGATAGAAGAGAACATTTCCGCCATTAACCCTTACCTACAAAGACGGTTGATCACCTGCGTATGCTGCGGAAATTCGCTTGCGAGAAGACTACGTTCAGCCATTTCGAAATCCTGAAAATCGAAACCGGGAGAAACCGTGCAACCGACCAAACACCAACTTTTTCCTTCGGCTACTTCGGAGGCAAACCAACTGTTGGCCGCAATGGTAAGTTGAGGTCTTTCCCCGTTTTCCAGATCAAGTCCAAGACGATGTTCAGTATAGGACCCGTTCGTTGCAATCTCATGGATTCGGAGACCATCACCTTCGTAGAAATGCCACATTTCATCGCTTTTTATGCGATGAAAAGCCGAGAAATTATCGGCAGTTAGGAGGAAATAGATGCCAGTTGAAAAACTCCTATCACCATTGAAATCCTTTAACTCGGCACTTGAAATCGTGCCTTCTGAACGGTAGGTTTCCTTGTACCAACCACCTTCGGGATGTGGCTGCATTTCCAACTTATCAATAAGATATTTTACCCTTTCAGGAATCATCCTACTTCGGATAAAGCTTCTTTGATTCTTCCATCTTCTTCGGCAATTGCCCCGTAACGATGTGCCAATACATGATGAAATCGGAAGCGAGGCTGTAAAACGGATTTCCGAAGGCAGCAGGTTTATTCTTCTCGAAAAAGAAATGGCCGATCCAAGCGAACCCATACCCTGCCACAGGCATCAGTGCAAAAAACTTCCAATTGAGTGTAGCAAAACCAGTAATCGCAAGTGCCATTACCAAGGTGGTGCCAATAAAATGAAACGTTCTACATACTCTGTTCGAATGTTCGGTCAAGTAAAACGGATAGAATTCTGCCAGTGACCCGAATCGCTTTTCTGTACTCATTTCTTTGATTTTGATGGTCCGCCCAACGATTCCATAATGGAGGTGACAATGGAAAGCACCAAGCTAAAAAGCAGCGCCCACCAAAATCCGCTCACATAGAAACCTTCAACAAAATGACTTGCCAGCAGAATGATGGCAGCGTTTATCACTAAGAGAAACAGACCAAGCGTTACCAAAGTGACCGGAATGGTGAGAATGATGAGCAATGGTTTCAGAAATCCGTTCAGCAGCGCAAGAACCACTGCCACCCAAATGGCTGTAACGTAGGCATCAACATCCACTCCAGGTAATAGATAGGCAGTCAGAAAAACGGCCAATGATGATATGATGATCTTGATCAGAATATTCATGTTCAGTAGCTTTTATGGTTAGTATGATGGATGTAAAGACAAAACGGTATTGAATGCAAAGTGTTCTAATTCATTGGCTTTGAAGGTAGCATCAACGCTGTTCCCTTAGGAATTGCAATGCCATCTGATTGAATTTCTCCGGCTCTTCGTACTGCGGAATATGACCGCAATCTTCAAACACTTCGAAGCGCGCATTCGGAACCAAGGCATGAATACGCTTTCCGTAAGCAAAGGGAAGAATTGCGTCTTCTTTTCCCCAAAGAATGAGTTTAGGAATGTCGAGATGATTCAAACGTTCGTAGTGCGGTACATGATTTTCGAGCATAAAATTGCGTAGCGTGCTCAGCAATGCCCGTTTTGAACCTCGAATAGC
The nucleotide sequence above comes from Flavobacteriales bacterium. Encoded proteins:
- a CDS encoding glycosyltransferase family 39 protein: MAEMFSSIQWTLLCVSVVLVLVSLWEQSRGASSKALLLLTFSALSFYAFVALFDPFLHIWDERFHALVAKNLSHHPLLPTLYDNPVVSMAYDRWDRAIVWLHKQPLFLWQIALSLKVWGCNTFGLRFPSVIMASLLLPITYRVGKLLGNDSVGFISAAFMLSSFYTVQLVSGVQGMEHNDLAFLFYVSASIWAWVEYEFAEGYKKWRWALLIGLFSGAAILCKWLVGLLVYAAFSSQILTDFNWKRIGHVAVALLVTTLMVLPWQLLSFSWYPAEAAFEMKYNALHFTDAIEGHGGEWLFHWEKIPVLFGSAVQVLLIPAFLGLILTSTKKRVAAAFVLLPILTYVFYSLASTKMQSYPYVVAMPIYVSMAFLVNWFIQRLKGLTSSKVATWLSTILLVVSMVFNLNIKELLLVHTSWYGYNEYHEELSKNRLIFLELKEELPVNSVLFNVSGRHYVEAMFYTDFPAYEMMPGTIEIQQVLDADMVPVVLNDERVELPIELTTDNRVLVVDQRIHSYY
- a CDS encoding phage holin family protein, which produces MNILIKIIISSLAVFLTAYLLPGVDVDAYVTAIWVAVVLALLNGFLKPLLIILTIPVTLVTLGLFLLVINAAIILLASHFVEGFYVSGFWWALLFSLVLSIVTSIMESLGGPSKSKK
- a CDS encoding TerB family tellurite resistance protein; protein product: MAKYAKWLGGTLGWAFGGPVGALLGFALGSLYDNASGDVMNWGEPQVGTGGRTQVRTTPGDFEVSLLILTAAVMKADNSIKKSELDFVKRFLVGQFGEAKAQQQLLLLREILKKPIDIRQVSMQIRTFMDHSSRLQLMQYLFQLANADQEMHGNEIDMLTRIASYLGISKPDFMSIKAMFVIENNESVYQILEIEMSASDDEVKKAYRKMAVKYHPDKVSHLGPEHQDAAKEKFQKLTEAYERIKKERGIK
- a CDS encoding thioredoxin family protein is translated as MITKEQFESGYTYSEYRKMVDEEFAKGLTTGTNQSESLLEYTKMNIHRMNRLDKTIELDDQLSEQLKHIPCPINWLLITEAWCGDASQNVPILNKMAEASPNIQLRLILRDEHLDIMDQYLTDGGRAIPKLIILDGNMKEIATWGPRPSEIQEMVKENKRTGKMPYSEFGKVVQKWYATDKGKTLQREMLEVIEQMDCILDERP
- a CDS encoding T9SS type A sorting domain-containing protein — its product is MKRLIPYLLLSLLSFQGMAAVNISGDNGFDGIEQKASPNWDAKIYPNPNNGVFSIMITGSSAALDVMVFNVIGEKVFSLQLLGDHGAKIDLSSLQKGLYVVQIIDKNRSEVITRRMHIE
- the mnmA gene encoding tRNA 2-thiouridine(34) synthase MnmA, whose product is MSKGKVLVAMSGGLDSSVVAMMLHNEGYDVVGVTMKTWDYASAGGNTKTTGCCSLDDINDARQMAVDFGFPHIIIDIREEFGEHIIDNFVGEYIAGRTPNPCVLCNTHIKWDALLRRADQLGCEFIATGHYAQVRKENGRFVVSKGLDQTKDQSYVLWGLSQQSLSRTIFPLGKMQKSDIRQIALDSGYESIAKKSESYEICFIPDNDYRGFLKRRVKGLEEEVDGGLFVDKNGNILGKHRGYPFYTIGQRKGLEIALGEPMYVTGIHPDTNTVTLGVEADLLKTEMNVRGINLIKYAEIKEPMESLVKVRYKHAGSMARIEQRGSEMNVRFYEEVSAITPGQSAVFYEGNDVLGGGFIMKDH
- a CDS encoding cupin domain-containing protein — encoded protein: MIPERVKYLIDKLEMQPHPEGGWYKETYRSEGTISSAELKDFNGDRSFSTGIYFLLTADNFSAFHRIKSDEMWHFYEGDGLRIHEIATNGSYTEHRLGLDLENGERPQLTIAANSWFASEVAEGKSWCLVGCTVSPGFDFQDFEMAERSLLASEFPQHTQVINRLCR
- the mnmD gene encoding tRNA (5-methylaminomethyl-2-thiouridine)(34)-methyltransferase MnmD codes for the protein MKSSSAPSLQLLQTKDGSQTILNETLGSTYHSIHGALTESEHVFVDKGLRKLLENGVTKITLMEMGLGTGLNALLTAIIAAEQNLSIDYHALELYPVPIEIYSDYELPEGLGIHRSIFDRIHHAEWNTKIGVSDSFSVTKHLVSLLNYEPQQKFDLVYFDAFEPDAQPELWTQEVFEKLYSWMNPNGILTTYCCKGYVRRNMLAAGFSVEKVPGPPGKREMIVAIRTL
- a CDS encoding DUF962 domain-containing protein, with translation MSTEKRFGSLAEFYPFYLTEHSNRVCRTFHFIGTTLVMALAITGFATLNWKFFALMPVAGYGFAWIGHFFFEKNKPAAFGNPFYSLASDFIMYWHIVTGQLPKKMEESKKLYPK